One genomic window of Oncorhynchus clarkii lewisi isolate Uvic-CL-2024 chromosome 5, UVic_Ocla_1.0, whole genome shotgun sequence includes the following:
- the LOC139409399 gene encoding zinc finger protein Gfi-1-like, with translation MPRSFLVKSKKAHSYHKPRSLEDDYSRLDTILAHICAENSNILDDSGALTGGDAIRGFSPDSHLVDTADFSSKSTLSCGDSGDSVCSPASVYEDVWRPPSPSASPVDSEKSLSPPVDETQPFPVVPFRPYAWNSYSGSDIRHLVQQSLHHQHHHPMDLKRSPEVGYYSDRAIEPTLFNRSPVAENDSDYRSAAGLFERAAAPGVGLYSEGNLYGKSPEIKAVSDLPCSRFILNVTYKCIKCSKVFSTPHGLEVHVRRSHSGTRPYACDICGKTFGHAVSLEQHKAVHSQERSFDCKICGKSFKRSSTLSTHLLIHSDTRPYPCQHCGKRFHQKSDMKKHTFIHTGEKPHKCQVCGKAFSQSSNLITHSRKHTGFKPFGCDLCSKGFQRKVDLRRHKESQHGLKPSN, from the exons ATGCCTCGGTCCTTCTTGGTGAAGAGTAAGAAGGCGCACAGCTACCACAAGCCTCGGTCCTTAGAAGATGACTACAGTAGACTTGATACTATCTTAGCTCATATATGTGCAG AGAATAGTAACATTCTAGATGACTCGGGTGCCTTGACAGGAGGCGATGCCATCCGTGGGTTCTCCCCAGACTCTCACCTAGTGGACACGGCTGACTTCTCCTCCAAGTCCACACTCAGCTGTGGGGACAGTGGGGACAGTGTGTGCAGTCCAGCTTCAGTTTATGAAGACGTCTGGCGGCCTCCATCGCCTTCAGCATCACCAG TAGATTCAGAGAAATCCCTGTCTCCCCCGGTGGACGAGACACAACCCTTCCCCGTTGTTCCCTTCCGGCCCTATGCGTGGAACAGTTACTCTGGTTCGGACATCCGTCACCTGGTCCAGCAGAGTCTCCatcaccagcaccaccaccccaTGGACTTGAAGAGAAGCCCGGAGGTAGGGTACTACAGCGACCGGGCCATTGAACCAACCCTCTTTAACAGAAGTCCGGTAGCAGAAAATGACAGTGATTACCGGTCCGCTGCCGGTCTGTTCGAGAGAGCTGCCGCCCCCGGCGTAGGGTTGTACTCTGAAGGGAACCTGTACGGGAAAAGCCCAGAAATCAAGGCTGTGTCTGACTTACCCTGCTCACGGTTCATTCTGAATGTTACCTACAAGTGCATCAAATGCAGTAAG GTGTTTTCGACTCCCCATGGGTTGGAGGTCCACGTTCGCAGATCACACAGTGGCACGAGGCCCTACGCTTGTGATATCTGTGGCAAAACCTTCGGACATGCTGTCAGCCTCGAGCAACATAAAGCTGTGCACTCTCAG GAAAGAAGCTTTGATTGCAAAATATGCGGTAAAAGCTTCAAAAGGTCGTCGACTCTCTCCACGCATCTCCTCATCCACTCTGATACACGGCCTTACCCATGCCAGCATTGCGGGAAGAGGTTCCACCAGAAATCAGACATGAAGAAACATACATTCATCCACACAG GTGAGAAGCCGCACAAATGCCAAGTGTGTGGGAAAGCGTTCAGCCAGAGCTCCAACCTCATAACGCACAGCCGGAAACACACGGGCTTCAAACCATTCGGATGTGACCTCTGCAGCAAGGGATTCCAGAGAAAAGTCGACTTAAGAAGACACAAAGAGTCACAACATggcctaaaaccctcaaactaa